The following proteins are co-located in the Pedobacter sp. FW305-3-2-15-E-R2A2 genome:
- a CDS encoding (Fe-S)-binding protein — translation MKIELFVPCFVDQLYPETAFNTIKLLEKAGCEVFYNSAQTCCGQPAYNAGYWEQAKETGTKFLSDFSETDYIVAPSASCVGMVKNGFSDLFTNTIVHNKCRNIQSNIFELSDFLVNVLKRDYFGAELEGKAVYHDSCSGLRECKIKEEPRLLLSKVHGLEMVEMKDTDMCCGFGGTFSVKFDAISSAMAEQKVNNALEQGAEYVISTDLSCLMHLQGYIDKNNIPLKTMHLADVLANGWLEY, via the coding sequence ATGAAAATAGAATTATTTGTTCCTTGCTTTGTTGATCAGTTATATCCTGAGACAGCATTTAATACGATAAAGCTATTAGAGAAGGCGGGTTGTGAGGTGTTTTATAATTCTGCCCAGACTTGTTGCGGGCAGCCGGCTTATAACGCGGGATACTGGGAACAGGCGAAAGAAACGGGAACGAAATTCCTGAGCGATTTTTCAGAAACAGATTATATTGTAGCCCCTTCGGCTTCCTGTGTAGGGATGGTAAAGAATGGGTTCAGTGATTTGTTTACCAATACCATTGTCCATAATAAATGCAGAAATATACAATCCAATATATTTGAACTTTCGGATTTTCTGGTCAATGTGCTGAAAAGAGATTATTTCGGCGCAGAGTTGGAAGGAAAAGCCGTTTATCATGATTCCTGCAGCGGACTGAGGGAATGTAAGATCAAAGAAGAGCCCAGACTATTATTGTCTAAAGTTCATGGTCTGGAAATGGTAGAAATGAAAGATACCGATATGTGCTGCGGTTTTGGTGGTACGTTTTCCGTGAAATTCGATGCCATTTCTTCTGCTATGGCGGAGCAAAAGGTAAACAATGCGCTGGAACAGGGAGCGGAGTACGTGATTTCCACCGACCTTTCCTGTCTGATGCATTTACAGGGATATATCGATAAAAATAACATTCCTTTAAAAACAATGCATTTGGCTGATGTTTTAGCGAACGGATGGTTAGAATATTAG
- the thrS gene encoding threonine--tRNA ligase translates to MINITLPDGSSRQYEKGTTAHQIALSISEGLARNVLAAEVNGEIWDSSRAIEGDASVKLLTWNDAAGKATFWHSSAHIMAEALEALYPGTKFGIGPAIETGFYYDVDFGDREFSSDDFKAIEAKILELAKQKEVFVRESVSKADAIQYFTEKGDEYKLDLLEGLEDGKITFYNQGQFTDLCRGPHIPNTGFVKAVKLMNVAGAYWRGDETKKQLTRIYGVTFPKASELTEYLHMIEEAKKRDHRKLGKELELFAFSEKVGMGLPLWLPKGAALRERLVQFLTKAQGKAGYEQVVTPHIGHKNLYITSGHYEKYGKDAFQPIKTPQEGEEFFLKPMNCPHHCEIYKVKPRSYKDLPLRFAEFGTVYRYEQSGELHGLTRVRGFTQDDAHLFCRPDQVKEEFKKVIDLVLYVFKSLGFNDYIAQVSLRDAENKSKYIGSDENWHLAESAIIEAAAEKGLPTVVEYGEAAFYGPKLDFMVKDALGRKWQLGTIQVDYNLPERFELEYTGSDNLKHRPVMIHRAPFGSLERFIAVLIEHCAGNFPLWLSPEQFIILPISEKYEDYAKKVSDELNNSDIRGLIDFRDEKIGRKIRDAEVKKIPYMLIIGEKEMAEGKVSVRKHGEGDLGEMTQQEFSELLIKEITI, encoded by the coding sequence ATGATTAACATTACATTACCTGACGGCTCCAGTCGTCAGTACGAAAAGGGCACAACTGCCCATCAAATTGCACTCTCTATTTCAGAGGGATTAGCGCGCAACGTTTTAGCAGCCGAAGTTAACGGTGAGATCTGGGATTCTTCAAGAGCGATTGAAGGGGATGCTTCTGTGAAGTTGTTAACCTGGAATGATGCAGCTGGTAAAGCTACTTTCTGGCATTCTTCTGCGCACATTATGGCAGAGGCATTGGAGGCTTTATATCCGGGTACAAAATTCGGTATAGGTCCTGCAATTGAAACCGGTTTCTATTATGATGTAGATTTTGGCGACAGAGAGTTTTCATCAGATGATTTCAAGGCAATTGAAGCCAAGATTTTAGAACTGGCCAAACAGAAAGAAGTTTTTGTTCGGGAAAGCGTTTCTAAAGCGGATGCAATCCAATATTTTACAGAAAAAGGCGATGAGTACAAGCTGGACCTTTTAGAAGGTCTGGAAGATGGAAAAATCACTTTCTATAACCAGGGACAGTTTACTGACCTTTGTCGTGGGCCACACATTCCAAATACCGGTTTTGTTAAAGCGGTGAAACTGATGAACGTGGCTGGTGCTTACTGGCGTGGTGATGAAACAAAAAAACAGTTAACCCGTATTTATGGGGTTACTTTCCCTAAGGCAAGTGAGCTGACTGAGTACCTTCATATGATTGAAGAGGCAAAGAAAAGAGATCACCGTAAATTAGGTAAGGAACTGGAATTATTTGCTTTCTCTGAGAAAGTAGGGATGGGCTTGCCATTGTGGTTACCTAAAGGTGCTGCATTGCGTGAACGTCTGGTTCAGTTTTTAACTAAAGCACAAGGTAAAGCAGGGTACGAACAAGTCGTTACTCCTCATATTGGTCACAAGAACTTGTACATTACTTCAGGTCACTATGAGAAATATGGTAAAGATGCTTTTCAGCCGATCAAAACTCCGCAGGAGGGAGAAGAGTTTTTCCTTAAACCGATGAACTGTCCTCACCATTGTGAGATTTATAAAGTTAAACCACGTTCTTATAAAGACCTTCCTTTGCGTTTTGCAGAGTTTGGAACAGTATATCGTTATGAGCAGAGCGGCGAGCTTCACGGGCTGACAAGAGTTCGTGGCTTTACTCAGGATGATGCCCATTTATTCTGTCGCCCGGACCAGGTAAAAGAAGAGTTCAAGAAAGTGATTGATCTGGTATTGTATGTGTTTAAATCTTTGGGTTTCAACGATTACATTGCACAGGTATCTTTAAGAGACGCAGAGAACAAATCGAAATACATTGGTTCTGATGAAAACTGGCATCTGGCCGAATCGGCGATCATCGAGGCTGCTGCAGAAAAAGGTTTACCTACTGTAGTAGAATATGGTGAAGCGGCATTCTATGGTCCGAAGTTAGACTTTATGGTGAAAGATGCTTTGGGAAGAAAATGGCAGTTGGGAACAATTCAGGTGGACTACAATTTACCGGAGCGTTTTGAACTGGAATATACTGGCAGCGACAACTTAAAACACCGTCCGGTGATGATCCATAGGGCCCCATTTGGTTCCCTGGAACGTTTTATCGCGGTATTGATTGAGCATTGCGCAGGTAATTTCCCATTATGGCTTTCACCTGAACAGTTTATCATTCTGCCGATCTCTGAAAAATATGAAGATTATGCGAAAAAAGTTTCAGATGAACTAAATAATTCCGATATTCGCGGTTTGATTGACTTTCGGGATGAAAAAATCGGACGGAAAATCAGAGACGCAGAGGTTAAAAAAATACCTTATATGCTGATTATCGGTGAAAAAGAGATGGCAGAAGGAAAGGTGTCAGTGCGTAAACATGGTGAGGGAGATTTAGGAGAAATGACTCAGCAGGAGTTTAGTGAATTATTAATCAAAGAAATAACAATTTAA
- a CDS encoding head GIN domain-containing protein yields the protein MKKLNLIVLAFPVLLAGCTAECVKDSGIQTSKVVELKSYDKIKVSGTIKLVLTQDSSYNVKIQADSNVMSHIRSRVSGSELELKLEDGSYCGTDSVVVYAGIGELTELHTSGMVRVIGEGPVYVKDLKMDLSGSSEVKLNISASKVTTKIDGVGKLTLTGQTGTHVLKTSGTSKVEAFDFIAGIYDITVDGTGKANINVLNDLKVKTSGSSEIYYKGNPKNVEEKKSGAAKLEKVN from the coding sequence ATGAAGAAATTAAACCTTATTGTGCTCGCTTTCCCTGTTTTATTGGCAGGATGTACGGCTGAATGTGTGAAAGATTCCGGAATTCAGACGAGTAAAGTGGTGGAGCTGAAAAGCTATGATAAAATCAAAGTGAGCGGAACAATTAAGTTGGTTTTGACACAGGATAGCAGCTATAATGTGAAGATTCAGGCAGATTCAAATGTAATGAGCCACATCAGGTCGAGGGTAAGTGGATCTGAACTGGAGCTTAAACTGGAAGATGGCAGCTATTGCGGAACAGATTCTGTTGTGGTTTATGCGGGGATTGGCGAGCTGACGGAACTCCATACCAGTGGAATGGTACGGGTGATTGGTGAAGGCCCTGTATATGTGAAAGACCTGAAAATGGACCTGAGTGGTAGTTCTGAAGTGAAATTAAACATCAGTGCGAGCAAGGTGACCACAAAAATTGATGGTGTGGGTAAATTGACATTGACTGGCCAAACGGGAACCCATGTGTTAAAAACAAGCGGAACCTCTAAAGTGGAAGCCTTTGATTTTATTGCAGGCATCTATGACATTACCGTTGATGGAACAGGAAAAGCAAACATCAATGTATTGAATGATTTGAAAGTGAAGACCTCGGGATCGAGTGAAATTTATTATAAAGGAAATCCAAAGAATGTGGAGGAGAAAAAATCAGGTGCTGCTAAGCTGGAGAAAGTAAATTAG
- the rpmI gene encoding 50S ribosomal protein L35 yields the protein MPKMKTNSSAKKRFSLTGTGKIARKNAYKSHILTKMSTKRKRNLGHTSMVSAADMGNVKRMLAIGK from the coding sequence ATGCCAAAAATGAAAACCAATTCCAGTGCTAAAAAGCGTTTTTCGCTTACTGGAACAGGTAAAATCGCAAGGAAGAATGCCTACAAAAGCCACATCTTAACTAAGATGTCGACTAAACGTAAGCGTAATTTGGGTCACACTTCAATGGTGTCCGCAGCTGATATGGGCAACGTTAAGCGTATGCTTGCCATCGGTAAATAA
- the rplT gene encoding 50S ribosomal protein L20 yields the protein MPRSVNAVASRRRRKKVLNMAKGYWGSRSKVFTIAKNTVEKGLQYAYRDRKVKKREFRGLWIQRINAGARQHGVSYSQLIGKLAAKNIGLNRKVLADLAMNHPEAFKAVIDAVK from the coding sequence ATGCCACGTTCGGTAAACGCAGTAGCTTCGAGAAGAAGAAGGAAAAAAGTCCTTAATATGGCCAAAGGCTATTGGGGATCAAGAAGTAAGGTTTTCACCATTGCTAAAAACACGGTTGAAAAAGGTTTGCAATATGCATACCGTGACCGTAAAGTTAAGAAAAGAGAATTCCGTGGATTATGGATTCAACGTATCAACGCTGGAGCACGTCAACACGGTGTTTCTTACTCTCAACTGATCGGTAAATTAGCTGCTAAAAACATCGGTTTAAACCGTAAAGTTTTAGCTGACTTAGCAATGAACCATCCTGAAGCTTTCAAAGCTGTAATTGATGCAGTAAAATAG
- a CDS encoding MFS transporter, whose product MEQKNDKKVIQSWAFFDWANSSYNLVITSTIFPAYYTIITTTAAHGDQVTFFGLKFTNTALSNYALSLAYLIMVILLPILSATADYRGNKKIFMKIFTYIGGIACMGLFFFKLETLELGIVCFIIAAMGYIGGVLFNNSYLPEIATKDQQDRVSAQGYAYGYVGSVLLQLICFVFVLKPELFGITDGSLPARLSFLLVGIWWIGFAQISFNRLPAGSPDYTAINKNVVHSGFGELVKVWRQLKSMKVMKRFLIAFFFYSMGVQTVMLAAAGFGEKTLHLGTSKLIAVILIIQLVAILGAIWMSKLAKRIGNVSVLILVVGIWVMTCIYAYFITNEYEFYGLAAVVGLIMGGIQSLSRSTYSKFIPENTPDTASFFSFYDVTEKLAVVIGLFSFAYIEEQTGSMRNSVLALASFFVLGLIFLLLLRKVAPKMVKG is encoded by the coding sequence ATGGAACAAAAAAACGACAAGAAAGTTATCCAGTCATGGGCCTTCTTTGACTGGGCAAATTCTTCTTATAATTTAGTCATCACTTCCACTATCTTTCCTGCTTATTATACGATTATCACCACGACGGCGGCTCATGGGGATCAGGTGACTTTCTTTGGGCTTAAGTTTACAAATACGGCTTTATCGAATTATGCACTTTCCCTGGCTTATCTGATTATGGTGATCCTGTTGCCCATTTTATCGGCCACAGCAGATTACAGAGGGAATAAAAAAATCTTCATGAAGATCTTCACCTATATTGGCGGTATTGCCTGTATGGGATTGTTTTTCTTTAAACTGGAAACGCTGGAGCTGGGAATTGTTTGTTTCATCATTGCTGCAATGGGTTATATCGGTGGGGTGTTGTTCAACAATTCTTACCTGCCCGAGATTGCGACAAAAGATCAGCAGGACCGGGTTAGCGCTCAAGGTTATGCCTATGGCTATGTGGGTAGTGTCTTGCTACAGCTCATTTGTTTTGTTTTTGTCCTGAAACCTGAACTTTTTGGCATCACTGATGGTTCACTACCTGCAAGGCTCTCTTTTCTTTTGGTGGGGATCTGGTGGATTGGTTTTGCGCAGATTTCTTTTAACAGATTGCCGGCGGGGAGTCCTGATTATACGGCAATTAACAAAAATGTAGTGCATAGTGGTTTCGGGGAACTGGTAAAAGTATGGCGGCAGTTGAAAAGTATGAAAGTGATGAAGCGCTTTCTGATTGCCTTTTTCTTTTATTCTATGGGGGTGCAGACAGTGATGCTGGCGGCGGCCGGATTTGGAGAGAAAACTTTACACCTGGGTACCTCAAAATTAATAGCGGTGATCCTGATTATTCAGCTGGTAGCCATTCTGGGTGCAATATGGATGTCTAAACTGGCAAAAAGGATTGGGAATGTGAGTGTGCTGATCCTGGTGGTAGGCATCTGGGTGATGACCTGCATCTATGCTTATTTCATTACCAATGAATATGAGTTTTATGGATTGGCCGCAGTTGTTGGCCTGATTATGGGAGGGATCCAATCTTTATCCAGGTCTACATATTCCAAATTTATTCCTGAAAATACACCCGATACGGCTTCATTTTTCAGCTTTTATGATGTAACAGAAAAACTGGCAGTAGTGATCGGACTTTTTAGTTTTGCTTATATTGAGGAACAAACAGGAAGTATGCGGAATTCTGTTCTTGCATTGGCCTCGTTTTTTGTTTTAGGATTGATATTTTTGCTACTGCTTAGGAAAGTAGCACCAAAAATGGTTAAAGGTTAA
- the infC gene encoding translation initiation factor IF-3, with product MALGRPGFNRGPRPPFKKKEAEHNINQFIRAQEVRLAGDNVEPGIYPLAKALALADELELDLVEISPNAVPPVCRIIDYSKFVYEQKKKQKEIKANAKQTVIKEIRFGPNTNDHDFQFKLKHAVSFLENGEKVRAYVHFKGRAIVYKEQGEILLLKFAQALEDIGKVELLPKLEGKRMFLTLAPKVAKK from the coding sequence TTGGCATTAGGCAGACCAGGATTTAACAGGGGACCACGTCCTCCTTTTAAGAAAAAAGAAGCAGAACATAATATTAATCAGTTTATCAGAGCTCAGGAGGTTAGATTAGCTGGAGATAATGTTGAACCGGGGATCTATCCTTTGGCAAAAGCTTTAGCCCTTGCCGACGAATTGGAATTGGATCTGGTTGAGATTTCTCCAAATGCAGTGCCTCCGGTATGTAGGATCATTGATTACAGTAAGTTTGTTTACGAGCAGAAGAAAAAGCAGAAAGAGATTAAAGCAAACGCAAAACAGACCGTAATTAAGGAGATCCGTTTTGGTCCTAATACCAACGATCACGATTTTCAGTTCAAACTGAAACACGCGGTTAGTTTCCTGGAGAACGGGGAGAAGGTTAGGGCTTACGTACACTTTAAAGGTAGAGCAATTGTTTACAAAGAGCAGGGAGAGATTCTCTTACTGAAATTTGCACAGGCGCTGGAAGATATCGGTAAAGTGGAGTTATTACCTAAGTTAGAGGGCAAGCGTATGTTTTTAACGCTGGCTCCAAAAGTTGCTAAAAAATAA
- a CDS encoding ATP-dependent DNA helicase RecQ encodes MSNLFMSEAEILKRYWGFDSFRPLQSDIISSVLNGHDTLALLPTGGGKSLCFQIPALVKEGICIVISPLIALMKDQVENLKAKGIEAVAIYAGMGKREIDILLDNCIYGKIKFLYLSPERLLSEIVRVRISYMNVNLIAVDEAHCISQWGYDFRPPYQQIAEIRDIHPKVPVLALTATATQFVRADIIEKLKFTAPKVFVQSFERKNLSYVVLDKEDKYKKLIDIVRNVKGTGLVYVRNRRETAEVASFLMRNQIAADFYHAGIPREERFRKQEDWKKNKIRVMVATNAFGMGIDKADVRFVVHLDLPESLEAYYQEAGRAGRDEQKAYAVLLANKSDQVALKAKYADHFPTVEDIKKTYHYLGNYFQLAFGAGEGLTFNFDLADFCKRFNVGVIKTMAALKFLEHDGYLTLSENIFLPSRVLFTASHEDVYRFQIENAGYDPLIKAILRSYGGAFDQYVKIEENEIAKKVGLSFSTARKMISNLEEQGLLSYLPQSDQPQLQYIRPRVDFVHMDIDVKYIKLRKKIQLDQINAVLAYTGNAECRNVQLLRYFDEPNADKCGVCDVCLAEKKEDDLDLLSDRIDFELMKLLQTQTQTIEDLITGLKSGTENQKLERIRELLDAGKIKTDGKNYYL; translated from the coding sequence ATGAGTAACCTTTTTATGAGTGAAGCCGAGATACTAAAAAGATACTGGGGATTTGATTCTTTCAGACCATTACAGTCAGACATTATCAGTTCCGTTTTAAATGGCCATGATACCCTGGCATTGCTGCCCACTGGAGGAGGGAAATCCCTTTGCTTTCAGATACCTGCATTGGTAAAGGAAGGGATATGCATTGTCATTTCCCCGCTGATTGCCCTGATGAAAGATCAGGTCGAAAACCTGAAAGCGAAAGGAATTGAGGCGGTCGCAATTTATGCAGGAATGGGAAAAAGAGAAATCGACATCCTGCTCGACAATTGCATTTATGGAAAAATAAAGTTTTTATACTTGTCGCCGGAACGATTATTATCAGAAATAGTGCGGGTTCGGATTTCCTATATGAACGTAAACCTGATTGCCGTGGATGAAGCGCATTGTATTTCACAATGGGGTTATGATTTCAGGCCTCCTTATCAGCAGATTGCGGAGATCAGGGACATCCACCCTAAAGTGCCGGTATTGGCACTTACTGCTACTGCAACTCAGTTTGTACGTGCAGACATCATCGAAAAATTAAAATTTACCGCGCCCAAAGTATTTGTTCAGAGTTTTGAACGTAAGAATCTGAGTTATGTGGTGCTGGATAAAGAAGATAAGTATAAAAAGCTGATCGATATCGTCAGGAATGTGAAAGGAACAGGACTGGTTTATGTTCGCAATAGAAGAGAGACCGCAGAAGTGGCTTCTTTCCTGATGAGAAACCAGATTGCTGCGGATTTCTATCATGCGGGCATACCAAGAGAAGAACGTTTCCGGAAGCAGGAAGACTGGAAAAAGAATAAGATCAGGGTGATGGTGGCTACCAATGCCTTCGGAATGGGAATCGATAAAGCGGATGTGCGTTTTGTGGTTCACCTGGATTTGCCGGAGAGTCTGGAAGCCTATTACCAGGAGGCAGGTCGTGCCGGAAGGGACGAACAAAAGGCCTATGCGGTGTTGCTGGCCAATAAATCTGATCAGGTGGCCTTAAAGGCCAAATATGCGGATCATTTTCCAACGGTAGAGGACATTAAAAAAACATACCATTACCTCGGTAATTATTTCCAGCTGGCTTTTGGTGCAGGAGAGGGGTTGACCTTTAATTTTGACCTTGCCGATTTTTGTAAGCGGTTTAATGTTGGAGTCATCAAAACCATGGCTGCCCTGAAGTTTTTAGAACATGATGGCTATCTGACTTTGTCGGAAAATATCTTTTTACCCTCCCGGGTGTTGTTTACGGCTTCGCATGAAGATGTGTATCGTTTTCAAATTGAAAATGCAGGATATGACCCCTTGATAAAGGCAATTTTAAGGTCTTATGGAGGGGCATTTGATCAATATGTGAAAATTGAGGAAAATGAGATTGCTAAAAAAGTAGGATTGTCCTTTAGTACGGCAAGGAAGATGATCAGCAACCTGGAAGAACAGGGATTGTTGTCTTATTTGCCGCAATCTGATCAGCCTCAGCTACAATATATTCGCCCGAGGGTTGATTTTGTCCATATGGATATCGATGTAAAATACATCAAACTGAGAAAAAAGATTCAATTGGATCAGATCAATGCGGTATTGGCCTATACGGGGAACGCCGAATGCCGGAATGTGCAGTTGTTGAGGTATTTCGATGAACCTAATGCCGACAAATGTGGCGTTTGTGATGTTTGTCTGGCGGAAAAGAAAGAGGATGATCTCGACCTGTTGTCAGACCGCATCGACTTTGAGCTGATGAAACTCTTGCAAACGCAGACACAAACGATCGAAGACCTGATAACGGGCCTCAAATCCGGCACTGAAAATCAAAAGCTGGAACGCATCCGCGAATTGCTGGATGCCGGAAAAATTAAAACTGACGGTAAAAACTATTATCTTTAA